Part of the Gadus macrocephalus chromosome 22, ASM3116895v1 genome, gtaggcgcgttgaaccatttttgtgacacacaatgatcaagtgTCAGGTTAGGCGTGTTACGGGCGTAATCAGTGTGGCCACACCTTTagtcattttatttgttttcagtTCAGGGATGGTGGTTCACAAAATTGTTTTCCTAGCGATACCGCTCTCAAGAGGCAGAGAAAGTTCAGCTTCTCTTCAACTACTGAAACCCAAGCCAATATCTAAATCGGGATGGAAACCATAAGTCAAACTTCAATCCCCCTCTTTATAGGATCATGGTAAAGTGGagccctgtgttttttttcccccaggGGATCTTCCACTTCCAGCTGGGTCGAGGCGACCCCATGCTCCACACACGGCTGCGTCCGCACTGCAAGGAGTTCCTGGAGAAGATAGCCAAGCTGTACGAGCTGCATGTGTTCACGTTCGGAAGCCGTCCCTATGCACATACCATTGCAGGTATTGCACTAATCCTAAATTTTCTTAAAGGACATTTCTTACTGAAAAGTGATGTTTCCTGTATAAACTTTGTAATGGTGGCATACAAGAGGCACAATACTTATGAAGTACCGGCCATTTGTTATATAATTCGAGTAAAACGCTTCCCAAAGCTTAAAACATTCTCACACCTGGCAACCTGGCCAGCTGCTGTCCTATTACCACCTACACGCTAGCAGGGGATGTATGTCTGGCTCCTCTTTGAAGCAGGTCAAAACCCCGTAGCAGGCAAAAACAACTTGTTGTTATTGTAGTGCCCAATTCAGAACAGAGGAGGGCAGAATTGTCATTTTTTTCAATTCTGAAGTGTATTTTATTCATCAGATCATTTTCGCCTAGCATGTTCTCCCACATGGTAGGAACTATACTTGCAATTGCTGGTGAATCGATAAGTAAACATAGACAGGTATCCTaacttttgtaaaaaaaataaaaaaaaatatagtgTGACTAGACACTTGAGTTCGCTTAACTGTCAACCAGTGGATTGAAAGAGACTGAAGAGGAAGGAAGACTAGCCCTGAGTGTACTCCGACAACAAACCCTTCAGCATACATGAGGGAGTCTCTGGTCCCTAGTGCAGGAACAGCTCTGCCTCTCATGGTGGAAGTCTGTTGGAAGTAATGCAGTTGAGAAAGCACTTTTGGAGTTTGCTTGAAGCTTCCGCAGGCGACCGAGATCAGTGCTCGTCTGATTGGTTGTGCCTGTGCAGCGGCGACGGGTTACTGTGAGGACGACATGTCATCAGCACAGCTGAAATCTGTCATCTGCTGCAGGCTGAGAACTCTTCTGCATCttgcattttttcttttctaTCATGTGGCACTTAAAGCAGTTGGGTTATTCAAGTAATTGTATATACTCTCAGGATTCTTGCACTTTCTGGGTTGTATCTTCATTGTTGAATGCCCCTATAGAAGACTGTTTCCGGCAAAAGCATCGGCTAAATAAATGTCATGTCATGaattattgtattaattttcgTTACATGCTGTGTGTGGCAGCCTTTCTTGAAGAGAGTCtagaaataacaataataagaCTATCTTGTATGATGTCATGAGACAAAATGGGAGGCTGGAGAAGTGAAGGGAACCCAAGACCAAGGTTATTATGCAGATGTTTTTTCTGGTTCTTTATGAAGGGATTTCTGCGATGGATTTGTAGCGTTTTTGTTCAGAGCGTGTGTTTTTGATTCATTTtcaattgttttttattttaattcccGCAGGTTTTTTGGACCCTGAAAAGAAACTCTTTTCCCACCGCATCCTCTCCAGGGACGAATGCATCGATCCTTTCTCCAAGACGGGGAATCTAAGGTTTTAATTTTTATACTCTCTCTAAAAGTGATGGCTCAAACAATTATTGGCAATCTCACACTTGCTTGCTTTTCAAAGCTAATGCTGGGAATAAGAAGGTTAGAACTGACTTAACTCATGGTAGATGGAGCTACTTGAAAATAATTGATCTCAATATGTTACAGGTGCTTTAGGTAAGATTTCAGAGCCATAATTGAGAGCAATTTGCTAGAAATGCCATAGCAATCAGTCAGCTAGAGAGAAATGCCACGTGTGATTATCGGTTCTGGTTGACTGTCTCCCTTTATGTATGAGCCATAACATTTGATTTTAGATGGCTCATTTCTGATCATTTTTGCTGAATGGTTTCGttaatccatcttgcctgtcaatcaaagtGAATGCAATACTTTTCAGTGTTGAAGTAACATATGGTGGGGGGGAGCATATAGGGAGGGGAAAGTTTTTGTGGTATTTTCTTCTTAACCTGAAGTCTTACCCAAAGCAGCTTAACTTTGGTGTTAGGCAAATACTGatcaacacattttttaattCCTTTGAAACAGCAGTAGCATGGTTTATAAGCCCAGTGCGTCCCCACATTCCTGAGATAAAAGGTATTACTATACTATGGAAGTTAAACACGATAATTttgaaataatacaataaatCTTTCGATTATAAAACGCTTTTCATAAGATTTTCATTGGCGTTCTAGGAGCATAACGttaataaaacatttgttttgttattaaaaGGGCTATTAATGGTTTGATTCGCAAACTTGGGTAATGACAAATCTTTTAGTGTGTCTATTCTACTTTTTGCCCCCTGTGACAATGTGTGGGCTTATTACTGCGTTATGCATATGCTATCACATTAAAGACTGCAGGTCTCGCGTGCTACGATTCTAAGTGGAGGCCTATGGTGATGATTTGATTGGAGTTATAACCCATTCAACTATTATTAGAAGGACGTTAAAAAACCTGCCGCTGCGACACAGGCTGTAGACTGAATTCCCTCTTCAATCAAATGTGAAATGTCAAGTTCACCAATCACGTGTTTAAGGACTATATTGGCCGATAACAATCGGTGACCGATGGACCAGTGCATCAATATAATATGGTGTAGTTAGGCCAGTATGCAGAGGTAGGCAGAGGCCTTGTATAGAGTGGAGGGATTTATAATTGTAACAATGAAACCAATTGTAGATTCATAGGACGCCGCTTGCATTCCACTGCCCTGAAACCAAACCAGATTGGTTATTCATGCGTTGACGTGTTTATTTCTGAACGCGTTGTGTTTGGCAGCAACCTCTTCCCGTGCGGGGACTCCATGGTGTGCATCATCGACGACCGCGAGGACGTGTGGAAGTTTGCACCCAACCTCATCACTGTGAAGAAGTACATCTACTTCCAAGGCACCGGCGACATCAACGCTCCCCCCGGCTCCCGCGAGGCCAAGAAGGGTACAGTGCAGTTGAATAGTGACGGGAGGCCGCTACACCAATGTTGAGATATCGTAATTATTATTGTTCTTTAAAGTGGTGTATTACTTTGGATAATTGTGTATTACATgacaggataaaaaaaaaaaggttcctCTTTGCAACGAGAAATGCtggttttattatttaagtTATTAATTTTCCTGTGTGAAATATTTCATATACCTAAACTGTGAGAAAATCCAGCTCTTCTTGTTTCATGATTCTTGGACTAGTGCCTCATTGTCTTACAGCCTCTGCCACAAAGGTTGATTAAGAGACTCTAAGGTCAGGCGCTAATCGATGTGAACAGCCAATCACTTGAGCACTTGCCCAATAATCAGTCATCCTCACCATCACCACAATATTCATGTTCTTAACCTGTGTCCTGACAGCTTGTGTGTTGATGAGCCTTGATGCCTGTAATCCTGCCAAACCTGGTTCAGAATCCTACTCAGGGGGGTCCTATTGCAAGGGTCATCCAAACCACGCCCTGAATGTCCTTCTGGGCTCAGAAGGAGCTGGTAGATCAGCCACTTGCAAGGGAAATCCACTTGGAGACACTATAATATAGATCCCCTTATTGTTAGGGCAGTAATTCCCGGTCCCTACCAATCCCCAATTGTATTGGTCTAGTCAGTGTTTCTAGTTAGGGGAAGCCTCGTTTCCGTTGGACCTCCAGGCTACGGGGAGATCGTCATACCTACGAACCCCTTGCTCTTTTTTGTACTTACTTATGCGTTAAACCTGCGCTGTACAACCGGTCGACAGTGTTCATCTCTGGTTCAAATGCAGTTTTTTCAATGCAGCCAGTTTTACCTGTTTTTAAAAACCAACAAAAAATATATCAGATATTTAATCTTTGAGAATCTAAATCAATATTGATTTTGAAAGATGAAAAGAGGAAAGTAAGTGAGCAAAAGTCAGGGCTGCCGGAAAAGTGCACGTTAAAGTGGTTGGCAGCTATAAGGTGGAGGCAAGGTCATGAACCTAAGCCAAgttaaaaatcctctaatttaAGTGCTTTCTTAGGCTCAATATGATATAATAATGTGTGTTGGCCTTGCCAATGCTAAACCTGAACTGTAGAGGCTAAAAACAGTTAGTCCAAGTATCCCTTCAAACTGCGGCGTTCTTGCCTGAAGGCAAGGGAAGATTTCCATTTGCACGCGCGTACAGTCCTCTCTGACTGATGTCCGTGTTCAACATGATCCTAAGGCCTCATTGTGTCATTCCCCAGCGAGCCGGCCTGCTGAGAGCCCTGAACCCACGGGGACATCGGGGGCTGAGGAGCAGAACAACGGCTtcaaaaggagagggagggagaacgcCAACGCCAACACCAACGTCAACAACGGAGGCAAGGAGGAGCCCAACGCACTTTCCTCCACTCAGGAAACCCCAGCGGAAACGCAAAGGACACACGCCACCGGGGAGGGGAAGGACGAACAGGAGCAGGACCCAGAGCCGGGGCAACAGGGGGAATCGAGGCGGACGCAGGCGGAGGGTACAGGGAAGGGGACGGGTGTCGGCGCCCAGGGGGGAAGCGCCGGGACAACGGGCTCGGCGGAGGGGGACGGCCCCGAGCAGCCTTCCCCGGCGGAGGCCCCCGCAGGCAACAACCTGGACTTTGACCTGTCCAGCGACAGTGACGGCGAGTCCGTCACGGAGAAGCCCCCCAGCTCGACGGCGGATCGCGTAGCCGGCGGCGACCCCAAGACGAGTCCGTCGGGGGTTCGCGATCAGCAGGAGGCCGGCCCCACGCAGAACCCCGAGTGTGGGGACGGGCCGGAGGGAGACGGGGGTAAACAGAGGGAGGCAGGAGACGCCGTTAAAGGGAAGGTTGAAGTCGTTGTCGCCAGCGCtgccgccaccgccgcagaagaagaagaagaaagtaaAGAGGCGGACGCAGTGGGGAACAGCACGACACCCGCGGCGGAGCCTCCTCCGGTGGGCCCCCCGGACACCGAGGACCTGGGCAACGGCTGCTCGGACAAGAGGGAGCCGGAGACGGAGTCCCAGAACAGCGAGCTCTCCGGGGTCACTGCCGGCGAGGAGCTGCTGGAGCAGAgcatggaagaggaggaggaggaggaggaggcggacccCGACCAGGACGACCACCTCATCTACctggaggaggtgctgcagAGGATCCACGCAGAGTACTACGCCCGCTACGAGGTCTACCAGAGGAAGGAGGCCCCGGAGATGCCCGACGTCCGGCGGATCGTGCCGGAGCTGAAGGGCAAGGTGCTGGAGGGGGCCACCATCGTGTTCAGCGGCCTGTACCCCACCAACTACCCCATGGAGAGGACTCGCGAGTACTACCACGCCATGGTGCTCGGGGCCAAGATCGGCCGGGGCCTGGTGCTCGACGCCGAGGACCCCTGTCGGACCACGCACCTCATCGCAGCCAGAGCCGGTACGTCGACAAACCACCACTAGTTATCTTCTGTGCCGACGGGATTTGAATCTATTCTTGTGTGTTCCATGACAATTAACAGAAGTAGCTGCAAGCATGTCTCTGCACTAACGCAATGCACGATGAAAAATAATGGGGTCATAGCAATTGCGAATTAATCTCTTCCTTTGTGGTTGATAAACTCtaatggtacgaacacaccaaacgcgtacccgcgtaagatttacgcgcgtaacgcagttaaaatgttgcttgaccattttgtgtcaaaaatggtcctacgtacgcagctacgcacctgtggctgcgctggatttaggagtccgaggaaggaaacccaaacgcagccgtgtttgggtgcttgatagagcttggatcgggttagattaaataatctcagatataaataacaataatcgggttaaataacttcacatggtgtgtctggtgtgtttccagcattcgtagtgttgatcagcagagatatagtccgccaagacgttgaggttgcttagcaaccagagactctgtccatgcaagtgaacggagcgttccctcttcgtcataactatcaaaccaaacatccttcacattcaccgagcgaacattatgaaagtaaaatgcacatttctcgctaaaaatgtttacataaacgcatttaatggcgtaactatgttactatttccacccagaataaagaaagatgtcggccgtatgcttctgtgcaagcgtcactactctctgccagtgacgtcgggtcaagctcaacgctgatatACGCtcatcgtcatgcgtatgagcgtaaaaagtt contains:
- the ctdp1 gene encoding RNA polymerase II subunit A C-terminal domain phosphatase isoform X2, yielding MEDPADSGGGSAAEGPVVQVADIRWPIGALPLRLLEWKVKPRSRVNVDSVLALCAPISSAVESGLKPQKHVNRLPEKKVKSDRAGVIRELCCQLGQVIPPGGIIVRIEECSHPVAMKGLCAECGLDLTQLQGTNGNLQVPFSTAKVSMVHSVPELMVSSEQAEQLGREDHTRLHRNRKLVLMVDLDQTLIHTTEQHCPRMSNKGIFHFQLGRGDPMLHTRLRPHCKEFLEKIAKLYELHVFTFGSRPYAHTIAGFLDPEKKLFSHRILSRDECIDPFSKTGNLSNLFPCGDSMVCIIDDREDVWKFAPNLITVKKYIYFQGTGDINAPPGSREAKKASRPAESPEPTGTSGAEEQNNGFKRRGRENANANTNVNNGGKEEPNALSSTQETPAETQRTHATGEGKDEQEQDPEPGQQGESRRTQAEGTGKGTGVGAQGGSAGTTGSAEGDGPEQPSPAEAPAGNNLDFDLSSDSDGESVTEKPPSSTADRVAGGDPKTSPSGVRDQQEAGPTQNPECGDGPEGDGGKQREAGDAVKGKVEVVVASAAATAAEEEEESKEADAVGNSTTPAAEPPPVGPPDTEDLGNGCSDKREPETESQNSELSGVTAGEELLEQSMEEEEEEEEADPDQDDHLIYLEEVLQRIHAEYYARYEVYQRKEAPEMPDVRRIVPELKGKVLEGATIVFSGLYPTNYPMERTREYYHAMVLGAKIGRGLVLDAEDPCRTTHLIAARAGTEKVRQALGCKHLHITSPDWLWCCLERWEKVEEQLYPLKEEHSKTPRSNSPAMLPDPQGMFHHPVFHPAHLHQRPPPPAPEVRIYDPVTGKLIRQGQHGQRPPPYLQAPGSMSQPDHRNTAPPRVGQTSAASDDEQPGPSRRKRGPSMSDSMPLYMLCKEDLDSMDKEGSQAQAGRGPGGGAG